A genomic region of Paramormyrops kingsleyae isolate MSU_618 chromosome 19, PKINGS_0.4, whole genome shotgun sequence contains the following coding sequences:
- the znf512 gene encoding zinc finger protein 512 isoform X1 yields MDLKSKNASAPKASRKRKGSRANPKGNGQDSSSNVDKRCKSKVESASKSDKAEQQKGRKIKRTYERKSSQCPASLPAEVSTSRASHLGLANGGEGSASTLCQAEARSGGPRLETGPGERSRHDGKDTVTKRRRKAGQDGKLSREALADAVKQSAAPPGRNQRPQNAERTPEPTSKDRAPKKGLPVYTPGSQEEQWNLQIVDKGRVTCPRCKTVSRKTVDGLKKHMANCKVNPFTCQHCGKQLKSLTGMKYHIMAEHKNMPMSEDNEQDDQSVKENLRKVLKRMGKLKCSNEGCGGSFTSITGYLYHTRKCGKEESELEKLVLNCRHCGKAYRSRAGLEYHVKSEHSPSPLKAQDDEKMPPKQELDPERTPSGRVKRVSAQVAIFHLQEIASEELLKEWPKRKVQQDLVPDDKKLKYARPGLPAFSQEVLRKWKNEVKLQHRVQCPNQGCDSVYSSVSGLKAHLGLCSRGDFEAGKYKCLICEKEFSSESGVKYHINSIHSQDWFIVSSKPSKSFEKLLKRKLKEDRVKASAEQNPSLRFTPEPKGWPDRKAKAGPVSSVKATLGTIEGERKSKEAPSGREKDCYDFSGSDSPSSSSSSSSSSSESEADEPEPPKVDKWALKRPVAQSNAAKQAKSAS; encoded by the exons TCTGACAAGGCAGAGCAGCAGAAGGGGCGAAAGATAAAGAGAACGTATGAAAGGAAATC GTCCCAGTGCCCCGCGTCTCTGCCTGCGGAGGTCTCCACCAGTAGGGCGTCACACCTCGGGCTGGCCAATGGCGGCGAGGGCTCTGCTAGTACGTTATGCCAGGCAGAGGCAAGGAGTGGAGGGCCCCGCTTGGAGACAGGCCCAGGTGAACGCTCCCGCCATGACGGAAAAG ATACCGTGACCAAGAGAAGGCGCAAGGCTGGGCAAGACGGCAAGCTTTCCAGAGAAGCTTTGGCTGATGCAGTGAAACAGTCAG CAGCTCCTCCGGGACGAAACCAGAGGCCCCAAAATGCAGAAAGAACCCCTGAACCGACGTCCAAAGACCGAGCACCAAAGAAGGGTCTTCCAGTCTACACTCCTG GGAGCCAGGAGGAGCAGTGGAATCTGCAGATTGTGGACAAAGGACGAGTCACGTGCCCAAGATGCAAAACCGTCAGCAGGAAAACTGTAGATGGCTTGAAAAAGCACATGGCAAACTGCAAAGTG AATCCTTTCACGTGTCAACACTGCGGGAAGCAGTTAAAGTCATTGACGGGCATGAAGTATCACATCATGGCGGAGCATAAGAACATG CCCATGTCGGAGGACAACGAGCAGGATGACCAGTCTGTGAAGGAAAATCTCCGAAAGGTGCTAAAAAGGATGGGGAAACTGAAATGCTCGAATGAG GGATGCGGTGGGAGTTTCACCAGCATCACAGGCTACCTGTACCACACGAGGAAATGCGGCAAGGAGGAGTCTGAGCTGGAGAAGCTGGTGCTAAACTGCAGACACTGTGGGAAGGCCTATAGATCCCGAGCAGGCCTGGAGTACCACGTCAAGTCTGAACACAGCCCG AGTCCACTGAAGGCCCAGGATGATGAAAAGATGCCACCAAAACAGGAACTGGACCCAGAAAGGACCCCTAGTGGGAGGGTGAAGAGGGTATCTGCCCAGGTAGCCATCTTCCACCTGCAGGAGATTGCCAGTGAGGAGTTGCTCAAGGAGTGGCCCAAGAGGAAGGTGCAGCAGGACCTGGTCCCAGATGACAAGAAG CTCAAGTATGCGCGACCGGGGCTACCTGCTTTCAGTCAGGAAGTTCTCCGCAAGTGGAAGAATGAAGTTAAGCTCCAACACAGAGTGCAGTGTCCAAACCAG GGTTGTGACTCTGTCTACTCCAGTGTCTCTGGGCTGAAAGCTCATCTTGGACTCTGCTCAAGG GGGGACTTTGAGGCAGGGAAGTACAAATGTTTGATATGCGAGAAAGAATTCAGCTCAGAGAGTGGGGTGAAATATCATATCAACTCCATCCATTCCCAG GACTGGTTCATTGTAAGTTCTAAACCCTCTAAGAGCTTTGAGAAGCTCCTGAAGAGGAAACTCAAGGAGGATCGTGTCAAAGCCAGTGCGGAACAGAACCCGTCCCTGAGGTTCACTCCAGAGCCCAAGGGCTGGCCGGATAGAAAGGCCAAAGCCGGCCCTGTGTCCAGTGTGAAGGCAACCCTGGGGACCATAGAGGGAGAGCGGAAGTCAAAGGAGGCGCCCAGCGGCCGGGAGAAGGACTGCTACGACTTCAGCGGGAGCGACAGCCCCAGCAGCAGCTCCAGCTCCAGCAGCTCCAGCAGTGAGTCCGAGGCCGACGAGCCCGAGCCCCCCAAGGTTGACAAGTGGGCCTTGAAGAGGCCTGTGGCCCAATCCAATGCTGCCAAACAGGCCAAGAGCGCCTCCTAA
- the znf512 gene encoding zinc finger protein 512 isoform X2, with product MDLKSKNASAPKASRKRKGSRANPKGNGQDSSSNVDKRCKSKVESASKSDKAEQQKGRKIKRTYERKSSQCPASLPAEVSTSRASHLGLANGGEGSASTLCQAEARSGGPRLETGPGERSRHDGKDTVTKRRRKAGQDGKLSREALADAVKQSAPPGRNQRPQNAERTPEPTSKDRAPKKGLPVYTPGSQEEQWNLQIVDKGRVTCPRCKTVSRKTVDGLKKHMANCKVNPFTCQHCGKQLKSLTGMKYHIMAEHKNMPMSEDNEQDDQSVKENLRKVLKRMGKLKCSNEGCGGSFTSITGYLYHTRKCGKEESELEKLVLNCRHCGKAYRSRAGLEYHVKSEHSPSPLKAQDDEKMPPKQELDPERTPSGRVKRVSAQVAIFHLQEIASEELLKEWPKRKVQQDLVPDDKKLKYARPGLPAFSQEVLRKWKNEVKLQHRVQCPNQGCDSVYSSVSGLKAHLGLCSRGDFEAGKYKCLICEKEFSSESGVKYHINSIHSQDWFIVSSKPSKSFEKLLKRKLKEDRVKASAEQNPSLRFTPEPKGWPDRKAKAGPVSSVKATLGTIEGERKSKEAPSGREKDCYDFSGSDSPSSSSSSSSSSSESEADEPEPPKVDKWALKRPVAQSNAAKQAKSAS from the exons TCTGACAAGGCAGAGCAGCAGAAGGGGCGAAAGATAAAGAGAACGTATGAAAGGAAATC GTCCCAGTGCCCCGCGTCTCTGCCTGCGGAGGTCTCCACCAGTAGGGCGTCACACCTCGGGCTGGCCAATGGCGGCGAGGGCTCTGCTAGTACGTTATGCCAGGCAGAGGCAAGGAGTGGAGGGCCCCGCTTGGAGACAGGCCCAGGTGAACGCTCCCGCCATGACGGAAAAG ATACCGTGACCAAGAGAAGGCGCAAGGCTGGGCAAGACGGCAAGCTTTCCAGAGAAGCTTTGGCTGATGCAGTGAAACAGTCAG CTCCTCCGGGACGAAACCAGAGGCCCCAAAATGCAGAAAGAACCCCTGAACCGACGTCCAAAGACCGAGCACCAAAGAAGGGTCTTCCAGTCTACACTCCTG GGAGCCAGGAGGAGCAGTGGAATCTGCAGATTGTGGACAAAGGACGAGTCACGTGCCCAAGATGCAAAACCGTCAGCAGGAAAACTGTAGATGGCTTGAAAAAGCACATGGCAAACTGCAAAGTG AATCCTTTCACGTGTCAACACTGCGGGAAGCAGTTAAAGTCATTGACGGGCATGAAGTATCACATCATGGCGGAGCATAAGAACATG CCCATGTCGGAGGACAACGAGCAGGATGACCAGTCTGTGAAGGAAAATCTCCGAAAGGTGCTAAAAAGGATGGGGAAACTGAAATGCTCGAATGAG GGATGCGGTGGGAGTTTCACCAGCATCACAGGCTACCTGTACCACACGAGGAAATGCGGCAAGGAGGAGTCTGAGCTGGAGAAGCTGGTGCTAAACTGCAGACACTGTGGGAAGGCCTATAGATCCCGAGCAGGCCTGGAGTACCACGTCAAGTCTGAACACAGCCCG AGTCCACTGAAGGCCCAGGATGATGAAAAGATGCCACCAAAACAGGAACTGGACCCAGAAAGGACCCCTAGTGGGAGGGTGAAGAGGGTATCTGCCCAGGTAGCCATCTTCCACCTGCAGGAGATTGCCAGTGAGGAGTTGCTCAAGGAGTGGCCCAAGAGGAAGGTGCAGCAGGACCTGGTCCCAGATGACAAGAAG CTCAAGTATGCGCGACCGGGGCTACCTGCTTTCAGTCAGGAAGTTCTCCGCAAGTGGAAGAATGAAGTTAAGCTCCAACACAGAGTGCAGTGTCCAAACCAG GGTTGTGACTCTGTCTACTCCAGTGTCTCTGGGCTGAAAGCTCATCTTGGACTCTGCTCAAGG GGGGACTTTGAGGCAGGGAAGTACAAATGTTTGATATGCGAGAAAGAATTCAGCTCAGAGAGTGGGGTGAAATATCATATCAACTCCATCCATTCCCAG GACTGGTTCATTGTAAGTTCTAAACCCTCTAAGAGCTTTGAGAAGCTCCTGAAGAGGAAACTCAAGGAGGATCGTGTCAAAGCCAGTGCGGAACAGAACCCGTCCCTGAGGTTCACTCCAGAGCCCAAGGGCTGGCCGGATAGAAAGGCCAAAGCCGGCCCTGTGTCCAGTGTGAAGGCAACCCTGGGGACCATAGAGGGAGAGCGGAAGTCAAAGGAGGCGCCCAGCGGCCGGGAGAAGGACTGCTACGACTTCAGCGGGAGCGACAGCCCCAGCAGCAGCTCCAGCTCCAGCAGCTCCAGCAGTGAGTCCGAGGCCGACGAGCCCGAGCCCCCCAAGGTTGACAAGTGGGCCTTGAAGAGGCCTGTGGCCCAATCCAATGCTGCCAAACAGGCCAAGAGCGCCTCCTAA
- the znf512 gene encoding zinc finger protein 512 isoform X3: MDLKSKNASAPKASRKRKGSRANPKGNGQDSSSNVDKRCKSKVESASKSDKAEQQKGRKIKRTYERKSSQCPASLPAEVSTSRASHLGLANGGEGSASTLCQAEARSGGPRLETGPDTVTKRRRKAGQDGKLSREALADAVKQSAAPPGRNQRPQNAERTPEPTSKDRAPKKGLPVYTPGSQEEQWNLQIVDKGRVTCPRCKTVSRKTVDGLKKHMANCKVNPFTCQHCGKQLKSLTGMKYHIMAEHKNMPMSEDNEQDDQSVKENLRKVLKRMGKLKCSNEGCGGSFTSITGYLYHTRKCGKEESELEKLVLNCRHCGKAYRSRAGLEYHVKSEHSPSPLKAQDDEKMPPKQELDPERTPSGRVKRVSAQVAIFHLQEIASEELLKEWPKRKVQQDLVPDDKKLKYARPGLPAFSQEVLRKWKNEVKLQHRVQCPNQGCDSVYSSVSGLKAHLGLCSRGDFEAGKYKCLICEKEFSSESGVKYHINSIHSQDWFIVSSKPSKSFEKLLKRKLKEDRVKASAEQNPSLRFTPEPKGWPDRKAKAGPVSSVKATLGTIEGERKSKEAPSGREKDCYDFSGSDSPSSSSSSSSSSSESEADEPEPPKVDKWALKRPVAQSNAAKQAKSAS; encoded by the exons TCTGACAAGGCAGAGCAGCAGAAGGGGCGAAAGATAAAGAGAACGTATGAAAGGAAATC GTCCCAGTGCCCCGCGTCTCTGCCTGCGGAGGTCTCCACCAGTAGGGCGTCACACCTCGGGCTGGCCAATGGCGGCGAGGGCTCTGCTAGTACGTTATGCCAGGCAGAGGCAAGGAGTGGAGGGCCCCGCTTGGAGACAGGCCCAG ATACCGTGACCAAGAGAAGGCGCAAGGCTGGGCAAGACGGCAAGCTTTCCAGAGAAGCTTTGGCTGATGCAGTGAAACAGTCAG CAGCTCCTCCGGGACGAAACCAGAGGCCCCAAAATGCAGAAAGAACCCCTGAACCGACGTCCAAAGACCGAGCACCAAAGAAGGGTCTTCCAGTCTACACTCCTG GGAGCCAGGAGGAGCAGTGGAATCTGCAGATTGTGGACAAAGGACGAGTCACGTGCCCAAGATGCAAAACCGTCAGCAGGAAAACTGTAGATGGCTTGAAAAAGCACATGGCAAACTGCAAAGTG AATCCTTTCACGTGTCAACACTGCGGGAAGCAGTTAAAGTCATTGACGGGCATGAAGTATCACATCATGGCGGAGCATAAGAACATG CCCATGTCGGAGGACAACGAGCAGGATGACCAGTCTGTGAAGGAAAATCTCCGAAAGGTGCTAAAAAGGATGGGGAAACTGAAATGCTCGAATGAG GGATGCGGTGGGAGTTTCACCAGCATCACAGGCTACCTGTACCACACGAGGAAATGCGGCAAGGAGGAGTCTGAGCTGGAGAAGCTGGTGCTAAACTGCAGACACTGTGGGAAGGCCTATAGATCCCGAGCAGGCCTGGAGTACCACGTCAAGTCTGAACACAGCCCG AGTCCACTGAAGGCCCAGGATGATGAAAAGATGCCACCAAAACAGGAACTGGACCCAGAAAGGACCCCTAGTGGGAGGGTGAAGAGGGTATCTGCCCAGGTAGCCATCTTCCACCTGCAGGAGATTGCCAGTGAGGAGTTGCTCAAGGAGTGGCCCAAGAGGAAGGTGCAGCAGGACCTGGTCCCAGATGACAAGAAG CTCAAGTATGCGCGACCGGGGCTACCTGCTTTCAGTCAGGAAGTTCTCCGCAAGTGGAAGAATGAAGTTAAGCTCCAACACAGAGTGCAGTGTCCAAACCAG GGTTGTGACTCTGTCTACTCCAGTGTCTCTGGGCTGAAAGCTCATCTTGGACTCTGCTCAAGG GGGGACTTTGAGGCAGGGAAGTACAAATGTTTGATATGCGAGAAAGAATTCAGCTCAGAGAGTGGGGTGAAATATCATATCAACTCCATCCATTCCCAG GACTGGTTCATTGTAAGTTCTAAACCCTCTAAGAGCTTTGAGAAGCTCCTGAAGAGGAAACTCAAGGAGGATCGTGTCAAAGCCAGTGCGGAACAGAACCCGTCCCTGAGGTTCACTCCAGAGCCCAAGGGCTGGCCGGATAGAAAGGCCAAAGCCGGCCCTGTGTCCAGTGTGAAGGCAACCCTGGGGACCATAGAGGGAGAGCGGAAGTCAAAGGAGGCGCCCAGCGGCCGGGAGAAGGACTGCTACGACTTCAGCGGGAGCGACAGCCCCAGCAGCAGCTCCAGCTCCAGCAGCTCCAGCAGTGAGTCCGAGGCCGACGAGCCCGAGCCCCCCAAGGTTGACAAGTGGGCCTTGAAGAGGCCTGTGGCCCAATCCAATGCTGCCAAACAGGCCAAGAGCGCCTCCTAA
- the znf512 gene encoding zinc finger protein 512 isoform X4 produces the protein MDLKSKNASAPKASRKRKGSRANPKGNGQDSSSNVDKRCKSKVESASKSDKAEQQKGRKIKRTYERKSSQCPASLPAEVSTSRASHLGLANGGEGSASTLCQAEARSGGPRLETGPDTVTKRRRKAGQDGKLSREALADAVKQSAPPGRNQRPQNAERTPEPTSKDRAPKKGLPVYTPGSQEEQWNLQIVDKGRVTCPRCKTVSRKTVDGLKKHMANCKVNPFTCQHCGKQLKSLTGMKYHIMAEHKNMPMSEDNEQDDQSVKENLRKVLKRMGKLKCSNEGCGGSFTSITGYLYHTRKCGKEESELEKLVLNCRHCGKAYRSRAGLEYHVKSEHSPSPLKAQDDEKMPPKQELDPERTPSGRVKRVSAQVAIFHLQEIASEELLKEWPKRKVQQDLVPDDKKLKYARPGLPAFSQEVLRKWKNEVKLQHRVQCPNQGCDSVYSSVSGLKAHLGLCSRGDFEAGKYKCLICEKEFSSESGVKYHINSIHSQDWFIVSSKPSKSFEKLLKRKLKEDRVKASAEQNPSLRFTPEPKGWPDRKAKAGPVSSVKATLGTIEGERKSKEAPSGREKDCYDFSGSDSPSSSSSSSSSSSESEADEPEPPKVDKWALKRPVAQSNAAKQAKSAS, from the exons TCTGACAAGGCAGAGCAGCAGAAGGGGCGAAAGATAAAGAGAACGTATGAAAGGAAATC GTCCCAGTGCCCCGCGTCTCTGCCTGCGGAGGTCTCCACCAGTAGGGCGTCACACCTCGGGCTGGCCAATGGCGGCGAGGGCTCTGCTAGTACGTTATGCCAGGCAGAGGCAAGGAGTGGAGGGCCCCGCTTGGAGACAGGCCCAG ATACCGTGACCAAGAGAAGGCGCAAGGCTGGGCAAGACGGCAAGCTTTCCAGAGAAGCTTTGGCTGATGCAGTGAAACAGTCAG CTCCTCCGGGACGAAACCAGAGGCCCCAAAATGCAGAAAGAACCCCTGAACCGACGTCCAAAGACCGAGCACCAAAGAAGGGTCTTCCAGTCTACACTCCTG GGAGCCAGGAGGAGCAGTGGAATCTGCAGATTGTGGACAAAGGACGAGTCACGTGCCCAAGATGCAAAACCGTCAGCAGGAAAACTGTAGATGGCTTGAAAAAGCACATGGCAAACTGCAAAGTG AATCCTTTCACGTGTCAACACTGCGGGAAGCAGTTAAAGTCATTGACGGGCATGAAGTATCACATCATGGCGGAGCATAAGAACATG CCCATGTCGGAGGACAACGAGCAGGATGACCAGTCTGTGAAGGAAAATCTCCGAAAGGTGCTAAAAAGGATGGGGAAACTGAAATGCTCGAATGAG GGATGCGGTGGGAGTTTCACCAGCATCACAGGCTACCTGTACCACACGAGGAAATGCGGCAAGGAGGAGTCTGAGCTGGAGAAGCTGGTGCTAAACTGCAGACACTGTGGGAAGGCCTATAGATCCCGAGCAGGCCTGGAGTACCACGTCAAGTCTGAACACAGCCCG AGTCCACTGAAGGCCCAGGATGATGAAAAGATGCCACCAAAACAGGAACTGGACCCAGAAAGGACCCCTAGTGGGAGGGTGAAGAGGGTATCTGCCCAGGTAGCCATCTTCCACCTGCAGGAGATTGCCAGTGAGGAGTTGCTCAAGGAGTGGCCCAAGAGGAAGGTGCAGCAGGACCTGGTCCCAGATGACAAGAAG CTCAAGTATGCGCGACCGGGGCTACCTGCTTTCAGTCAGGAAGTTCTCCGCAAGTGGAAGAATGAAGTTAAGCTCCAACACAGAGTGCAGTGTCCAAACCAG GGTTGTGACTCTGTCTACTCCAGTGTCTCTGGGCTGAAAGCTCATCTTGGACTCTGCTCAAGG GGGGACTTTGAGGCAGGGAAGTACAAATGTTTGATATGCGAGAAAGAATTCAGCTCAGAGAGTGGGGTGAAATATCATATCAACTCCATCCATTCCCAG GACTGGTTCATTGTAAGTTCTAAACCCTCTAAGAGCTTTGAGAAGCTCCTGAAGAGGAAACTCAAGGAGGATCGTGTCAAAGCCAGTGCGGAACAGAACCCGTCCCTGAGGTTCACTCCAGAGCCCAAGGGCTGGCCGGATAGAAAGGCCAAAGCCGGCCCTGTGTCCAGTGTGAAGGCAACCCTGGGGACCATAGAGGGAGAGCGGAAGTCAAAGGAGGCGCCCAGCGGCCGGGAGAAGGACTGCTACGACTTCAGCGGGAGCGACAGCCCCAGCAGCAGCTCCAGCTCCAGCAGCTCCAGCAGTGAGTCCGAGGCCGACGAGCCCGAGCCCCCCAAGGTTGACAAGTGGGCCTTGAAGAGGCCTGTGGCCCAATCCAATGCTGCCAAACAGGCCAAGAGCGCCTCCTAA